One genomic window of Spirochaetae bacterium HGW-Spirochaetae-1 includes the following:
- a CDS encoding HU family DNA-binding protein yields MATKKTEKKVAAKATQKAKVKYPEKFTATAISSYIAEKHELPKKQAKEILDSLYDVINAGVMSGERVPVGTIGKLHVRVRPATKARIGRNPATGEEIKISAKKATKVPKFSFNKNFKEEVLKAKMKKD; encoded by the coding sequence ATGGCTACAAAGAAAACCGAAAAAAAAGTCGCTGCCAAGGCAACGCAGAAAGCGAAGGTGAAATATCCTGAAAAATTTACCGCAACAGCTATTTCCAGCTACATTGCCGAAAAGCACGAGCTGCCCAAAAAGCAGGCCAAGGAAATACTCGACTCCCTTTACGATGTGATCAATGCCGGTGTCATGTCCGGTGAGCGCGTACCGGTTGGAACCATCGGCAAACTGCATGTACGAGTAAGACCGGCGACAAAGGCCCGTATCGGCAGGAACCCCGCCACCGGTGAAGAAATAAAAATCTCCGCCAAGAAAGCAACCAAGGTTCCTAAATTTTCTTTCAACAAAAATTTCAAAGAAGAAGTTTTGAAAGCAAAAATGAAAAAAGACTGA
- a CDS encoding asparagine--tRNA ligase — MNTASVKTILTMTGSNQTLTVDGWVRTKRESKGVSFLELNDGSTIKNLQVVVEAAYPGYEEILARINTGCSLSVQGRLVSSEGTGQTVEVKAENITVIGETPQDFVLQKKRHSFEFLREIAHLRARTNSFGAVARVRSAMSYAIHSFFQERGFLYIHTPIITGSDCEGAGEMFQVTTIPLETVPLVNGQVDYSRDFFGKKASLTVSGQLEGETYALALKNIYTFGPTFRAENSNTSRHLAEFWMVEPEMAFCNITGNMDTAEEFLKYIFKYVLDTCADDMDFFDSRISKGIIENLQNIIDSNFERVAYTEAVEQLLKAGQSFEFPVKWGIDLQSEHEKFLTEKIYNKPVILTDYPREIKAFYMKQNDDGKTVRAMDVLVPRLGEIIGGSEREDSYDKLVQRIRENDLNPDDYWWYLDLRRFGSVPHAGFGLGFERLIQFVTGMQNIRDVIPYPRAVNSLDF; from the coding sequence ATGAATACTGCCAGTGTAAAAACCATATTGACCATGACGGGGAGCAATCAGACTCTTACTGTTGACGGCTGGGTCCGGACGAAACGTGAATCGAAGGGAGTGTCTTTCCTCGAGTTAAATGACGGTTCAACCATTAAAAATCTGCAGGTAGTGGTAGAGGCCGCCTATCCCGGTTACGAAGAGATTCTAGCGAGAATCAATACGGGTTGCAGTCTGTCCGTGCAGGGTAGACTTGTCTCTTCGGAAGGCACCGGCCAGACAGTGGAGGTTAAGGCTGAAAATATAACTGTAATAGGCGAAACACCGCAGGATTTTGTCCTGCAGAAAAAGCGTCACAGCTTTGAATTTCTCCGGGAGATAGCCCACCTGAGAGCCAGGACCAACTCTTTCGGCGCCGTAGCACGGGTGCGCAGCGCCATGAGCTATGCCATACACAGCTTTTTCCAGGAGCGCGGGTTCCTGTATATTCATACACCAATTATCACAGGCAGCGACTGTGAAGGGGCCGGGGAGATGTTCCAGGTAACCACTATCCCGTTGGAGACCGTTCCACTGGTCAATGGTCAGGTCGATTATTCAAGAGATTTTTTCGGCAAGAAGGCATCCCTTACCGTCAGCGGTCAGCTTGAAGGAGAAACATACGCCCTTGCACTGAAAAATATTTATACATTTGGTCCCACATTCCGCGCTGAAAACTCCAATACTTCAAGGCATCTTGCCGAATTCTGGATGGTAGAACCGGAAATGGCATTCTGCAATATCACGGGAAACATGGATACGGCCGAAGAATTTTTGAAATACATCTTTAAGTATGTTCTCGATACCTGCGCCGATGACATGGATTTTTTTGACAGTAGGATAAGCAAGGGGATTATTGAGAATTTGCAGAATATAATAGACAGTAATTTTGAGAGGGTAGCCTACACCGAGGCCGTTGAACAACTGCTCAAAGCCGGCCAATCCTTTGAGTTCCCGGTAAAATGGGGCATCGATCTGCAGAGCGAGCATGAAAAATTCTTAACGGAAAAAATTTATAATAAACCGGTCATTCTCACCGATTATCCCCGTGAGATAAAGGCCTTTTACATGAAACAGAACGATGACGGGAAAACAGTGCGGGCCATGGATGTTCTGGTGCCGCGTCTCGGTGAAATAATCGGCGGCAGCGAACGTGAGGACAGCTACGATAAACTCGTACAGAGGATCCGTGAAAACGATCTGAATCCCGATGATTATTGGTGGTACCTGGACCTGCGCAGGTTCGGGTCGGTTCCCCACGCGGGATTTGGACTGGGATTTGAACGACTAATACAGTTTGTTACGGGGATGCAGAATATCCGCGATGTAATTCCCTATCCCAGGGCAGTTAATTCCCTTGATTTCTAA
- a CDS encoding M18 family aminopeptidase: protein MDQETFNRGLIDFINESPTAFHAVSAMESMLKAAGFSGLNESDAWSLDEGKGYYVIRNGSSIITFTTGKKDKHPTGFRMTGAHTDSPCLKIKPDPLLKNNGYVQLGVEVYGGALLNPWFDRDLSIAGRVSFLDEKNTIRSCLVDFKRPVAFISSLAIHFDREANKNRSINAQKDLPPIIMNMPAGEFSFSEILSSELKNQGLCAEGISVNDFELYLYDTQSSSLLGMNNEYIAGGRLDNLLSCYTGIQALIYSDRSNPCMMVCNDHEEVGSVSFTGAQGTFLRSVLQRLSRDPENYYRMLSRSMFISMDNAHGIHPNYADKYDINHGPVLNKGPVIKMNAGQRYASDSETVAVIRSIASGLAIPLQTFVMRSDLACGSTIGPLTSAEVGLKTVDMGVPTFAMHSIREVAGSTDPFLLFSLICGFNSSSITI, encoded by the coding sequence ATGGACCAGGAAACCTTTAACCGGGGACTCATAGATTTTATCAACGAATCGCCCACGGCCTTTCATGCTGTTTCCGCCATGGAAAGCATGCTCAAAGCCGCGGGCTTCAGCGGACTCAATGAATCCGATGCCTGGTCTCTGGATGAGGGAAAAGGGTATTACGTCATCCGGAATGGTTCATCGATTATTACCTTTACCACGGGAAAAAAAGATAAACATCCTACAGGCTTCCGTATGACGGGTGCCCACACCGACAGTCCATGCCTTAAAATAAAACCTGATCCCCTTTTGAAAAACAACGGTTATGTACAACTGGGCGTAGAGGTCTATGGCGGAGCCCTTCTGAATCCCTGGTTTGACCGCGATCTATCTATTGCGGGACGAGTGAGCTTCCTTGACGAAAAAAATACAATCCGTTCATGCCTGGTGGATTTTAAAAGACCCGTTGCCTTTATTTCGAGTCTGGCCATACATTTCGACCGGGAAGCCAATAAGAACCGCTCAATAAATGCCCAGAAAGACCTTCCTCCCATCATAATGAACATGCCTGCAGGGGAATTCTCATTTTCAGAAATTCTATCGTCGGAACTTAAAAATCAGGGACTTTGTGCCGAGGGGATATCCGTCAATGATTTTGAACTTTATCTGTATGACACGCAGAGTTCTTCATTGCTGGGCATGAACAATGAATATATAGCAGGAGGAAGATTGGACAATCTCCTGAGCTGTTATACGGGAATTCAGGCCTTGATATACAGCGATAGGTCCAACCCGTGCATGATGGTCTGCAATGATCATGAAGAGGTGGGAAGCGTTTCTTTTACCGGGGCTCAGGGGACCTTCCTGCGGTCCGTTCTGCAGCGGCTTTCCAGGGACCCGGAAAACTATTACCGGATGCTGAGCAGGTCCATGTTTATATCCATGGATAATGCACATGGAATTCATCCCAATTATGCCGATAAATATGATATAAATCATGGTCCTGTGCTCAACAAGGGGCCGGTAATTAAAATGAATGCCGGCCAGCGGTATGCGTCGGACAGTGAAACGGTTGCCGTGATACGGAGCATTGCATCGGGACTGGCTATACCGCTCCAGACATTTGTGATGAGGAGCGATCTGGCATGCGGAAGCACCATTGGTCCGCTAACATCGGCTGAGGTCGGTTTGAAAACTGTTGATATGGGTGTACCAACCTTTGCCATGCATTCCATTCGTGAAGTAGCGGGTTCAACAGATCCATTTTTACTTTTTTCACTGATTTGCGGATTTAACAGTAGCAGTATAACTATTTAG
- a CDS encoding 1-acyl-sn-glycerol-3-phosphate acyltransferase, producing the protein MKFGNLEKAKENLYIPGKELREIKALFAVYQIYKWLIFLPLLGLSTIILTIAAVPIIWLFGERAGQISGILWARFNSFITPMRMTLKGEENIDPNQSYVVVANHQSQFDIFAIYGWLPLDFRWVMKVELRKAPVLGYYCYKAGHIFINRSDHASALASINEAKKRITGGTSIIFFPEGTRSKTGNLTEFKKGAFKFALDMQLPVLPVTISGTKDILPASSMALFPGNATMTIHKPIDTSAYDENTIQDLINKSRESIQDGLRF; encoded by the coding sequence ATGAAATTTGGTAATTTGGAAAAAGCAAAAGAAAATTTATATATTCCCGGAAAAGAACTGCGTGAAATAAAGGCATTATTTGCCGTTTACCAGATATATAAATGGCTCATTTTTTTACCGTTACTGGGACTCAGCACCATAATCCTCACTATAGCGGCCGTCCCTATTATCTGGCTCTTTGGAGAGAGAGCCGGCCAGATCAGCGGTATCCTCTGGGCCCGCTTCAACAGTTTTATTACCCCCATGAGAATGACCCTTAAAGGTGAGGAAAATATTGATCCCAATCAGTCCTATGTGGTTGTGGCGAACCACCAGAGCCAGTTTGATATTTTCGCCATATACGGCTGGCTTCCCCTTGACTTCCGCTGGGTCATGAAAGTAGAACTTCGCAAGGCGCCGGTCCTGGGCTATTACTGCTATAAAGCCGGTCACATCTTTATCAACCGTTCCGATCACGCATCGGCGCTGGCGTCCATCAACGAGGCAAAAAAAAGAATTACCGGCGGGACATCCATCATTTTTTTCCCCGAGGGGACCCGGAGTAAAACGGGCAATCTCACGGAATTTAAAAAGGGTGCATTTAAATTCGCCCTGGACATGCAATTGCCCGTGCTTCCCGTTACTATCAGCGGCACCAAGGACATTCTTCCGGCCAGCTCCATGGCTCTCTTCCCCGGCAATGCAACAATGACCATACACAAACCAATCGATACATCTGCCTACGATGAGAATACAATACAGGATCTTATAAATAAATCCCGCGAATCCATCCAGGACGGTCTCCGTTTCTGA